The following proteins come from a genomic window of Kitasatospora sp. NBC_01246:
- the tsf gene encoding translation elongation factor Ts encodes MANFTAADVKKLRELTGAGMMDCKKALDEAEGNVDKAVELLRIKGQKGVAKREGRDASNGAVAALIAEDKKSGVLVEINCETDFVAKGDNFVQVADAIAAHVAASAPADLDAALASEIEPGKTVQQFVDEANATLGEKIVFRRFAQFAGDGFVAVYLHKTSPDLPPAVGVLVELDKENAEVAKDVAQHIAAFAPKYLSREDIPAEDIENERRVAEATAREEGKPEAALPKIVEGRVTGFVKEFSVLEQAFAKDNKKTVAKVLEENGVALKRFARFRVGA; translated from the coding sequence ATGGCGAACTTCACCGCCGCGGACGTCAAGAAGCTCCGTGAGCTCACCGGCGCCGGCATGATGGACTGCAAGAAGGCTCTGGACGAGGCCGAGGGCAACGTCGACAAGGCCGTCGAGCTGCTGCGCATCAAGGGCCAGAAGGGCGTCGCCAAGCGCGAGGGCCGTGACGCCTCCAACGGCGCCGTCGCCGCGCTGATCGCCGAGGACAAGAAGTCCGGCGTTCTGGTCGAGATCAACTGCGAGACCGACTTCGTCGCCAAGGGTGACAACTTCGTGCAGGTCGCCGACGCGATCGCCGCCCACGTCGCCGCGTCCGCTCCGGCCGACCTGGACGCCGCGCTGGCTTCCGAGATCGAGCCCGGCAAGACCGTCCAGCAGTTCGTGGACGAGGCCAACGCCACCCTGGGCGAGAAGATCGTCTTCCGCCGCTTCGCCCAGTTCGCGGGTGACGGCTTCGTCGCGGTCTACCTCCACAAGACCAGCCCCGACCTCCCGCCGGCCGTCGGCGTCCTGGTCGAGCTGGACAAGGAGAACGCCGAGGTCGCCAAGGACGTCGCGCAGCACATCGCCGCCTTCGCGCCGAAGTACCTCTCCCGCGAGGACATCCCGGCCGAGGACATCGAGAACGAGCGTCGCGTCGCCGAGGCCACCGCGCGCGAGGAGGGCAAGCCCGAGGCTGCCCTGCCGAAGATCGTCGAGGGTCGCGTCACCGGCTTCGTGAAGGAGTTCTCCGTCCTGGAGCAGGCCTTCGCGAAGGACAACAAGAAGACCGTCGCCAAGGTCCTCGAGGAGAACGGCGTCGCCCTCAAGCGCTTCGCCCGCTTCCGCGTCGGCGCCTGA
- the pyrH gene encoding UMP kinase — MQETQETAQDPQAGSPRRVLLKLSGEAFAGGGGLGVDPDVVHAIAREIATVVRAGTEVAVVIGGGNFFRGAELQVRGMDRARSDYMGMLGTVMNCLALQDFLVKEGIETRVQTAITMGQVAEPYLPLRAVRHLEKGRVVIFGAGMGMPYFSTDTTAVQRALEIHADVLLMGKNGVDGVYDSDPRTNPDAVKFDALEYSEVIARDLKVADLTAITLCKDNNLPMLVFELLAEGNIARAVKSEKIGTLISQDSVRA, encoded by the coding sequence ATGCAGGAGACGCAGGAGACCGCGCAGGACCCGCAGGCCGGCTCGCCCCGCCGGGTGCTGCTGAAGCTGTCCGGTGAGGCTTTCGCCGGTGGCGGCGGGCTCGGCGTCGACCCGGACGTCGTGCACGCGATCGCCCGTGAGATCGCCACGGTCGTCCGCGCCGGTACCGAGGTCGCGGTGGTCATCGGTGGTGGCAACTTCTTCCGCGGCGCCGAACTCCAGGTGCGCGGCATGGACCGGGCCCGCTCCGACTACATGGGCATGCTCGGCACCGTGATGAACTGCCTGGCGCTGCAGGACTTCCTGGTCAAGGAGGGCATCGAGACCCGGGTCCAGACCGCGATCACCATGGGCCAGGTCGCCGAGCCGTACCTGCCGCTGCGCGCCGTCCGGCACCTGGAGAAGGGCCGTGTGGTGATCTTCGGCGCCGGTATGGGCATGCCCTACTTCTCCACCGACACCACGGCCGTCCAGCGTGCGCTGGAGATCCACGCGGACGTGCTGCTGATGGGCAAGAACGGCGTGGACGGCGTCTACGACTCCGACCCCCGGACCAACCCGGACGCGGTCAAGTTCGACGCGCTGGAGTACTCCGAGGTCATCGCGCGCGACCTCAAGGTCGCCGACCTCACCGCGATCACGCTGTGCAAGGACAACAACCTCCCGATGCTCGTCTTCGAGCTGCTGGCGGAGGGCAATATCGCGCGTGCGGTGAAGAGTGAGAAGATCGGCACACTCATCAGCCAGGATTCTGTCCGGGCCTGA
- the frr gene encoding ribosome recycling factor encodes MIEETLLEAEEKMEKAVEVAKNDFAAIRTGRAHPAMFAKIVAEYYGAVTPINQLASFSVPEPRMAIVSPFDKTALKAIEQAIRDSDLGVNPSNDGSIIRVVLPELTEERRRDYIKVARGKGEDAKVSIRSVRRKAKDGIDKLVKDGEIGEDDGRRAEKELDDTTAKYVAAVDELLKHKEAELLEV; translated from the coding sequence GTGATCGAAGAGACCCTCCTCGAGGCCGAGGAGAAGATGGAGAAGGCCGTCGAGGTCGCCAAGAACGACTTCGCCGCCATCCGGACCGGCCGTGCGCACCCGGCGATGTTCGCCAAGATCGTGGCCGAGTACTACGGCGCCGTGACGCCGATCAACCAGCTGGCCTCGTTCTCCGTGCCGGAGCCGCGGATGGCCATCGTCTCGCCGTTCGACAAGACCGCGCTGAAGGCCATCGAGCAGGCGATCCGCGACTCCGACCTCGGCGTCAACCCGTCCAACGACGGGTCCATCATCCGGGTGGTGCTCCCCGAGCTCACCGAGGAGCGTCGCCGCGACTACATCAAGGTCGCCCGCGGCAAGGGCGAGGACGCGAAGGTCTCGATCCGTTCCGTGCGCCGCAAGGCCAAGGACGGCATCGACAAGCTGGTCAAGGACGGCGAGATCGGCGAGGACGACGGCCGTCGCGCCGAGAAGGAGCTCGACGACACCACGGCCAAGTACGTGGCCGCCGTCGACGAGCTGCTGAAGCACAAGGAAGCCGAGCTGCTCGAAGTCTGA
- a CDS encoding phosphatidate cytidylyltransferase: MPPVPADPGPDPAEGPTREAGRLSGPLFRDEQPRTAVPGAAETVVLRAITDETAPAPGRGGPPYPGVPAYSAPPQSHPAAGQPHPVPLSHPGQETPVAQPAPQPQPRKQRGGRNLQAAIGVGVGLGAVIIASLFVVKALFLFVVMAAVSVGIWELTSRLAERKQIKAPLVPLVAGGIAMIATGYWAGVQWAAASLALTGLAVMVWRMAEPPENYLRDITAGIFTAFYVPFLATFVAMMLAADDGPQRIVLFLIVTVCSDTGAYAVGYKFGKNKLAPTISPGKTREGLAGGIGLSMLAGALLMELIIDGGSWWQGLILGGCAAVVATLGDLGESMIKRDLGIKDMGSLLPGHGGIMDRLDSLLPTAPVVWLLLAAFVGS, translated from the coding sequence ATGCCCCCCGTACCGGCCGACCCAGGGCCCGACCCCGCCGAGGGGCCGACCCGGGAGGCCGGTCGGCTGAGCGGACCGCTGTTCCGGGACGAGCAGCCCCGGACCGCGGTGCCGGGCGCGGCGGAGACGGTCGTGCTGCGCGCGATCACCGACGAGACCGCCCCGGCTCCCGGCCGCGGCGGCCCGCCGTACCCGGGCGTCCCGGCGTACTCCGCGCCGCCGCAGAGCCACCCGGCGGCCGGGCAGCCCCACCCTGTGCCGTTGTCCCACCCAGGGCAGGAGACACCCGTGGCCCAGCCCGCTCCGCAGCCGCAGCCCCGCAAGCAGCGCGGCGGTCGCAACCTCCAGGCCGCGATAGGCGTGGGCGTCGGCCTCGGCGCGGTGATCATCGCCTCGCTGTTCGTGGTGAAGGCGCTGTTCCTGTTCGTGGTGATGGCGGCCGTGTCGGTCGGGATCTGGGAGCTGACCAGCCGGCTGGCCGAGCGCAAGCAGATCAAGGCGCCGCTGGTCCCGCTGGTCGCGGGCGGCATCGCGATGATCGCCACCGGGTACTGGGCCGGCGTCCAGTGGGCGGCGGCCTCGCTGGCGCTGACCGGCCTGGCGGTGATGGTCTGGCGGATGGCCGAGCCGCCGGAGAACTACCTGCGGGACATAACGGCGGGCATCTTCACCGCGTTCTACGTGCCGTTCCTGGCCACCTTCGTGGCGATGATGCTGGCGGCGGACGACGGCCCGCAGCGGATCGTGCTGTTCCTGATCGTCACCGTCTGCAGCGATACCGGCGCCTACGCGGTGGGCTACAAGTTCGGCAAGAACAAGCTCGCCCCGACGATCAGCCCGGGCAAGACCCGTGAGGGCCTGGCCGGCGGCATCGGCCTGTCGATGCTGGCGGGCGCGCTGCTGATGGAGCTGATCATCGACGGCGGCAGCTGGTGGCAGGGCCTGATCCTGGGCGGCTGCGCGGCGGTCGTGGCGACCCTGGGGGACCTGGGCGAGTCGATGATCAAGCGTGACCTCGGCATCAAGGACATGGGCTCGCTGCTGCCCGGCCACGGCGGCATCATGGACCGGCTGGACTCGCTCCTGCCGACCGCCCCGGTGGTCTGGCTGCTGCTGGCGGCCTTCGTCGGCAGCTGA
- the rlmN gene encoding 23S rRNA (adenine(2503)-C(2))-methyltransferase RlmN: MPKPGELTFVAPRGAKPPRHLADLSPVERKEAVAELGEQPFRAKQLSNHYFGRMSNDPASWTDIPAASREKLTESLLPELMSVVRHVSCDDDNTRKTLWKLFDGTLVESVLMRYPDRVTMCISSQAGCGMNCPFCATGQAGLTRNLSTAEIVEQIAAGMRALKEGEIPGGEARLSNVVFMGMGEPLANYNRVLASIRRLTDPAPDGFGLSQRGITVSTVGLVPAMNRLADEGLSCRLALSLHAPDDELRDELVPVNTRWKVAEVLDAAWNYAEKSGRRISIEYALIKDINDQAWRADLLGRLIKNHRVHVNLIPLNPTPGSKWTASRPEDEREFVRRLQAHGVPTTVRDTRGQEIDGACGQLAAAG, translated from the coding sequence ATGCCTAAGCCCGGAGAACTCACCTTTGTCGCGCCGCGTGGCGCCAAGCCCCCGCGACACCTCGCCGACCTGAGCCCCGTCGAGCGCAAGGAGGCCGTCGCCGAGCTGGGCGAGCAGCCGTTCCGCGCCAAGCAGCTCTCGAACCACTACTTCGGCCGGATGTCGAACGATCCGGCGAGCTGGACGGACATCCCCGCCGCCAGCCGGGAGAAGCTCACCGAGAGCCTGCTGCCCGAGCTGATGTCGGTGGTCCGGCACGTGTCGTGCGACGACGACAACACCCGCAAGACGCTCTGGAAGCTGTTCGACGGCACGCTCGTCGAGTCGGTGCTGATGCGCTACCCGGACCGGGTCACCATGTGCATCAGCTCGCAGGCGGGCTGCGGCATGAACTGCCCGTTCTGCGCGACCGGCCAGGCCGGGCTGACGCGCAACCTCTCCACCGCCGAGATCGTCGAGCAGATCGCGGCAGGGATGCGCGCGCTCAAGGAGGGCGAGATCCCGGGCGGTGAGGCCCGCCTCTCCAACGTGGTCTTCATGGGCATGGGCGAGCCGCTGGCGAACTACAACCGCGTGCTGGCCTCGATCCGCCGGCTCACCGACCCTGCGCCGGACGGCTTCGGCCTCTCCCAGCGCGGCATCACCGTCTCCACCGTGGGCCTGGTGCCGGCGATGAACCGCCTCGCGGACGAGGGCCTCTCCTGCCGCCTCGCGCTGTCGCTGCACGCCCCGGACGACGAGCTGCGTGACGAGCTGGTGCCGGTCAACACCCGGTGGAAGGTCGCCGAGGTGCTGGACGCGGCGTGGAACTACGCGGAGAAGTCCGGTCGCCGGATCTCCATCGAGTACGCGCTGATCAAGGACATCAACGACCAGGCGTGGCGGGCGGACCTGCTCGGCCGGCTGATCAAGAACCACCGGGTGCACGTCAACCTGATCCCGCTGAACCCGACGCCGGGTTCCAAGTGGACGGCCTCCCGGCCCGAGGACGAGCGCGAGTTCGTCCGGCGGCTGCAGGCGCACGGCGTGCCCACCACCGTCCGTGACACCCGCGGCCAGGAGATCGACGGCGCCTGCGGCCAGCTCGCCGCGGCGGGCTGA
- a CDS encoding ABC transporter ATP-binding protein, translated as MSAAPPDNDVLWARGIVKSHHGTPALRGISLGVRDGEVLAVTGPRGSGKSTLLGCLSALLPVDEGEVWFNSAPVHTLGRAGRERLRRDRFGFVGSEPHLVPELTARENVALPLLLAGAGNKAAYTAATEWLERLDIGDIARLRPDRLIQSQRQRIAVARALAPLPPVVFADDPTAPLHREAADQVLRILTSAARSHQLTLVLATHDPELVRYADRAVALVDGRLAAPAAPVPRGTPGPAGIAGTAGTAAAPGATGASAVSATRR; from the coding sequence ATGTCAGCGGCCCCGCCTGACAACGACGTGCTGTGGGCCCGGGGGATCGTCAAGTCCCATCACGGCACCCCCGCCCTGCGCGGCATCTCGCTCGGCGTCCGGGACGGCGAGGTGCTGGCGGTCACCGGCCCGCGCGGCTCCGGCAAGAGCACCCTGCTCGGCTGTCTCTCCGCCCTCCTCCCGGTCGACGAGGGGGAGGTCTGGTTCAACAGCGCCCCCGTCCACACCCTCGGCCGGGCCGGCCGCGAACGGCTGCGCCGCGACCGCTTCGGCTTCGTCGGCTCCGAACCGCACCTGGTGCCCGAGCTGACCGCCCGGGAGAACGTCGCCCTGCCCCTGCTGCTGGCCGGCGCCGGCAACAAGGCCGCGTACACCGCCGCCACCGAGTGGTTGGAGCGGCTCGACATCGGCGACATCGCCCGGCTGCGGCCCGACCGGCTGATCCAGAGCCAGCGCCAGCGGATCGCCGTCGCCCGCGCGCTCGCCCCGCTGCCCCCGGTCGTCTTCGCCGACGACCCGACCGCGCCGCTGCACCGCGAGGCCGCCGACCAGGTCCTGCGGATACTGACCAGCGCGGCCCGCTCGCACCAGCTCACCCTCGTCCTGGCCACCCACGACCCCGAGCTCGTCCGGTACGCGGACCGCGCCGTCGCACTCGTCGACGGACGGCTGGCCGCCCCCGCCGCCCCCGTCCCGCGCGGCACCCCCGGACCGGCCGGAATCGCCGGAACCGCCGGAACCGCCGCCGCGCCGGGAGCCACCGGAGCGTCCGCCGTGTCGGCCACGCGCCGATGA
- a CDS encoding aspartate aminotransferase family protein, translated as MTADPAQKDLSKTAYDHLWMHFTRMSSYENSPVPTIARGEGTYIWDDKGRKYIDGLSGLFVVQAGHGRVELAEAAAKQAKELAFFPVWSYAHPKAVELAERLANYAPGDLNKVFFSTGGGEAVETAWKLAKQYFKLTGKPTKYKVISRAVAYHGTPQGALSITGLPGLKAPFEPLVPGTHKAPNTNIYRAPAFLEGPDGTVDPEAYGRWCADEIEVAILNEGAETVAAVFVEPVQNAGGCFPPPPGYFQRLREICDRHDVLLVSDEVICAFGRLGTMFGADKFGYQPDMITCAKGMTSGYSPIGATIISDRLAEPFYKGDNTFLHGYTFGGHPVSSAVALANLDIFEREGLNQHVLDNEANFLGTLNKLRDLPIVGDVRGNGYFYGIELVKDKVTKESFNDDEVERVLYGFLSKALFDNGLYCRADDRGDPVVQLAPPLISDQSTFDEIEQILRTSLTDAWAKI; from the coding sequence ATGACAGCCGACCCGGCGCAGAAGGACCTTTCCAAGACCGCCTACGACCACCTGTGGATGCACTTCACCCGCATGTCGTCGTACGAGAACTCCCCCGTGCCGACGATCGCCAGGGGCGAGGGCACCTACATCTGGGACGACAAGGGCCGGAAGTACATCGACGGCCTCTCCGGCCTGTTCGTGGTGCAGGCCGGCCACGGCCGCGTCGAGCTCGCCGAGGCCGCTGCCAAGCAGGCCAAGGAGCTCGCCTTCTTCCCGGTGTGGAGCTACGCCCACCCGAAGGCCGTCGAGCTGGCCGAGCGCCTGGCCAACTACGCCCCGGGCGACCTGAACAAGGTGTTCTTCTCCACCGGTGGCGGCGAGGCCGTCGAGACCGCGTGGAAGCTGGCCAAGCAGTACTTCAAGCTGACCGGCAAGCCCACCAAGTACAAGGTCATCTCGCGTGCGGTCGCCTACCACGGCACCCCGCAGGGCGCCCTGTCGATCACCGGCCTGCCGGGCCTGAAGGCCCCGTTCGAGCCGCTGGTGCCGGGCACCCACAAGGCCCCGAACACCAACATCTACCGTGCCCCGGCCTTCCTCGAAGGCCCGGACGGCACCGTCGACCCCGAGGCCTACGGCCGCTGGTGCGCCGACGAGATCGAGGTGGCGATCCTCAACGAGGGCGCCGAGACCGTCGCCGCCGTCTTCGTCGAGCCGGTGCAGAACGCCGGTGGCTGCTTCCCGCCGCCGCCCGGGTACTTCCAGCGCCTGCGCGAGATCTGCGACCGCCACGACGTGCTGCTGGTCTCGGACGAGGTCATCTGCGCCTTCGGCCGCCTGGGCACCATGTTCGGCGCCGACAAGTTCGGCTACCAGCCCGACATGATCACCTGCGCCAAGGGCATGACCTCGGGCTACTCCCCGATCGGCGCCACGATCATCTCGGACCGCCTGGCCGAGCCGTTCTACAAGGGTGACAACACCTTCCTGCACGGCTACACCTTCGGTGGCCACCCGGTCTCCTCCGCGGTGGCGCTCGCCAACCTCGACATCTTCGAGCGCGAGGGCCTGAACCAGCACGTGCTGGACAACGAGGCGAACTTCCTCGGCACCCTGAACAAGCTGCGCGACCTGCCGATCGTCGGCGACGTCCGCGGCAACGGGTACTTCTACGGCATCGAGCTCGTGAAGGACAAGGTCACCAAGGAGTCGTTCAACGACGACGAGGTCGAGCGCGTGCTCTACGGCTTCCTGTCGAAGGCGCTCTTCGACAACGGCCTGTACTGCCGTGCCGACGACCGTGGCGACCCGGTCGTCCAGCTGGCCCCGCCGCTGATCTCCGACCAGTCGACCTTCGACGAGATCGAGCAGATCCTGCGGACCAGCCTCACCGACGCGTGGGCCAAGATCTGA
- a CDS encoding Lrp/AsnC family transcriptional regulator: MANRDRNASVPLDAASKAIIEQLQEDGRRPYAAIGKAVGLSEAAVRQRVQKLLDQGVMQIVAVTDPLTVGFTRQAMVGIRVEGDIEPVADALAALDEVDYVVCTAGSFDLLAELVCEDDEHLLEMINKRIRALPGVRSTESFVYLKLRKQTYTWGTR, encoded by the coding sequence GTGGCCAACCGCGACCGGAACGCCAGCGTTCCCCTCGACGCCGCCTCCAAGGCGATCATCGAGCAGCTCCAGGAGGACGGGCGCCGCCCGTACGCCGCCATCGGCAAGGCCGTCGGCCTGTCCGAGGCAGCCGTACGGCAACGCGTCCAGAAGCTGCTCGACCAAGGCGTGATGCAGATCGTCGCCGTCACGGACCCGCTCACCGTCGGCTTCACCCGCCAGGCGATGGTCGGGATCCGGGTCGAGGGCGACATCGAGCCCGTCGCCGACGCGTTGGCCGCCCTCGACGAGGTCGACTACGTCGTCTGCACCGCAGGCTCGTTCGATCTCCTGGCCGAGCTGGTCTGCGAGGACGACGAGCACCTGCTCGAAATGATCAACAAGCGCATCCGCGCGCTTCCCGGCGTGCGGAGCACCGAGAGCTTCGTTTACCTGAAGCTCCGGAAACAGACCTACACCTGGGGCACCCGATGA
- a CDS encoding gamma-aminobutyraldehyde dehydrogenase, with amino-acid sequence MPQAQTEERPVSDLRTLRNYINGEFVDAADGRTLDIVDPTTGEVYATSPLSGAADVDAAMASADAAFPVWRDATPSTRQKLLLKIADAVESRADEIVDAEVRNTGKPRALTLSEEIGPMVDQIRFFAGAARLLEGKAAGEYMDGMTSIVRREPVGVCAQVAPWNYPMMMAVWKFAPAIAAGNTVVLKPSDTTPASTVLLAEIIGGILKDMELPAGVFNVICGDRETGRAMVEHPTPAMASITGSVRAGISVAESAAKDVKRVHLELGGKAPVVVFEDADIAEAVEGISVAGFFNAGQDCTAATRVLVHESIHDAFVEALAKAAAETKTGGVDDEDVLYGPLNNANQLKQVTGFIDRLPTHAKVEAGGHRVGDKGYFYAPTVVSGLNQDDEIIQNEVFGPVITVQKFSDEDQAVGYANGVEYALASSVWTKDHARAMRMSRRLDFGCVWINTHIPLVAEMPHGGFKKSGYGKDLSSYGFEDYTRVKHVMTAI; translated from the coding sequence ATGCCGCAGGCCCAGACCGAGGAGAGACCCGTGAGCGACCTTCGCACGCTGCGCAACTACATCAACGGTGAGTTCGTCGATGCGGCGGACGGCCGCACGCTCGACATCGTGGACCCCACCACCGGCGAGGTCTACGCGACGTCCCCGCTGTCCGGCGCCGCCGATGTCGACGCCGCGATGGCCTCCGCCGACGCCGCTTTCCCGGTCTGGCGCGACGCCACCCCGAGCACCCGCCAGAAGCTGCTCCTCAAGATCGCCGACGCGGTCGAGTCCCGTGCCGACGAGATCGTGGACGCCGAGGTCCGCAACACCGGCAAGCCCCGCGCGCTGACCCTCTCCGAGGAGATCGGCCCGATGGTGGACCAGATCCGCTTCTTCGCCGGCGCCGCCCGCCTGCTGGAGGGCAAGGCCGCGGGCGAGTACATGGACGGGATGACCTCGATCGTCCGCCGCGAGCCGGTCGGCGTCTGCGCCCAGGTCGCGCCGTGGAACTACCCGATGATGATGGCCGTCTGGAAGTTCGCCCCGGCCATCGCCGCGGGCAACACCGTGGTGCTGAAGCCCTCGGACACCACCCCGGCCTCCACCGTGCTGCTGGCCGAGATCATCGGCGGCATCCTCAAGGACATGGAGCTGCCGGCCGGCGTCTTCAACGTGATCTGCGGCGACCGCGAGACCGGCCGGGCCATGGTCGAGCACCCCACCCCGGCGATGGCCTCCATCACCGGCTCGGTGCGCGCCGGCATCTCGGTCGCCGAGTCGGCGGCCAAGGACGTCAAGCGCGTCCACCTGGAGCTGGGCGGCAAGGCCCCGGTCGTGGTCTTCGAGGACGCGGACATCGCCGAGGCCGTCGAGGGCATCTCGGTCGCGGGCTTCTTCAACGCCGGCCAGGACTGTACGGCCGCCACCCGCGTGCTGGTGCACGAGTCGATCCACGACGCCTTCGTCGAGGCGCTGGCCAAGGCCGCGGCCGAGACCAAGACCGGTGGCGTGGACGACGAGGACGTGCTGTACGGCCCGCTGAACAACGCTAACCAGCTGAAGCAGGTCACCGGTTTCATCGACCGCCTGCCGACGCACGCCAAGGTCGAGGCCGGCGGCCACCGGGTCGGCGACAAGGGCTACTTCTACGCCCCGACCGTCGTCTCCGGGCTGAACCAGGACGACGAGATCATCCAGAACGAGGTCTTCGGCCCGGTCATCACCGTGCAGAAGTTCTCCGACGAGGACCAGGCGGTCGGCTACGCCAACGGCGTCGAGTACGCGCTGGCCTCCTCGGTCTGGACCAAGGACCACGCCCGCGCCATGCGGATGTCTCGCCGCCTGGACTTCGGCTGCGTCTGGATCAACACCCACATCCCGCTGGTCGCCGAGATGCCGCACGGCGGCTTCAAGAAGTCGGGCTACGGCAAGGACCTCTCCTCCTACGGGTTCGAGGACTACACCCGGGTGAAGCACGTCATGACTGCGATCTAG
- a CDS encoding aspartate aminotransferase family protein, producing MSIPTADSAAGQAVKAADRAHVFHSWSAQALIDPLAVAGAEGSYFWDYDGNRYLDFSSQLVNTNIGHQHPKVVAAIQEQAAKLCTIAPGFAVESRSEAARLIAERTPGDLDKIFFTNGGAEANENAIRLARLHTGRQKVMATYRSYHGATANAIALTGDPRRWANETGVSGVVHFWGPYAYRSNFHAENEAQECERALEHLEQVIAFEGPGTVAAIILETVVGTAGILIPPPGYLAGVREICDRYGIVLILDEVMAGFGRTGAWFAADHWGVTPDLLTFAKGVNSGYVPLGGVAISAEIAATFAERPFPGGLTYSGHPLACASAVATINTMAEEGIVENAARIGEDVIGPGLRELAERHPSIGEVRGLGVFWALDLVKDRATREPLVPYNAAGPANAPMAELAAACKKRGLWPFVNMNRFHVVPPCTVTEEEAKAGLAVLDEVLSLTDEHTV from the coding sequence ATGAGCATCCCCACCGCTGACTCAGCTGCCGGCCAGGCCGTCAAGGCCGCCGACCGCGCGCACGTCTTCCACTCGTGGTCCGCCCAGGCGCTGATCGACCCCCTCGCGGTGGCCGGCGCCGAGGGCTCGTACTTCTGGGACTACGACGGCAATCGCTACCTCGACTTCTCCTCGCAGCTGGTGAACACCAACATCGGGCACCAGCACCCGAAGGTGGTCGCCGCGATCCAGGAGCAGGCCGCGAAGCTCTGCACCATCGCCCCCGGCTTCGCCGTCGAATCGCGCAGCGAGGCCGCCCGGCTGATCGCCGAGCGCACCCCCGGGGACCTCGACAAGATCTTCTTCACCAACGGCGGCGCCGAGGCCAACGAGAACGCCATCCGGCTGGCCCGGCTGCACACCGGGCGGCAGAAGGTCATGGCGACCTACCGCTCATACCACGGCGCCACCGCCAACGCGATCGCCCTCACCGGCGACCCGCGCCGCTGGGCCAACGAGACCGGCGTCTCCGGTGTCGTGCACTTCTGGGGCCCGTACGCCTACCGCTCCAACTTCCACGCCGAGAACGAGGCGCAGGAGTGCGAGCGCGCGCTGGAGCACCTGGAGCAGGTGATCGCGTTCGAGGGCCCGGGCACGGTCGCGGCGATCATCCTGGAGACCGTGGTCGGCACCGCCGGCATCCTGATCCCGCCGCCGGGCTACCTGGCCGGGGTGCGCGAGATCTGCGACCGCTACGGCATCGTCCTCATCCTGGACGAGGTGATGGCCGGCTTCGGCCGCACCGGCGCCTGGTTCGCCGCCGACCACTGGGGCGTCACCCCGGACCTGCTGACCTTCGCCAAGGGCGTCAACTCCGGGTACGTCCCGCTCGGCGGGGTGGCGATCAGCGCGGAGATCGCCGCGACCTTCGCCGAGCGGCCGTTCCCCGGCGGGCTCACCTACTCGGGCCACCCGCTGGCCTGCGCCTCGGCCGTCGCCACCATCAACACGATGGCGGAGGAGGGCATCGTCGAGAACGCCGCACGGATCGGCGAGGACGTGATCGGCCCCGGTCTGCGCGAGCTGGCCGAGCGGCACCCCTCGATCGGCGAGGTCCGCGGCCTCGGCGTGTTCTGGGCGCTGGACCTGGTCAAGGACCGCGCCACCCGCGAGCCGCTGGTGCCGTACAACGCGGCCGGCCCCGCCAACGCGCCGATGGCCGAGCTGGCCGCCGCCTGCAAGAAGCGCGGGCTCTGGCCGTTCGTCAACATGAACCGCTTCCACGTCGTCCCGCCGTGCACCGTCACGGAGGAGGAGGCAAAGGCCGGTCTCGCCGTGCTCGACGAGGTGTTGTCGCTGACCGACGAGCACACCGTCTGA